A single window of Deinococcus radiotolerans DNA harbors:
- a CDS encoding precorrin-2 dehydrogenase/sirohydrochlorin ferrochelatase family protein: MSFLPAFLDLRGVRAVVIGGGTVALRRARTLLDAGAQVQVIAPQQHPDFAALPVTALSRHYRRGDLSGAALVIAATGSADVNAAVVRDAQAQGSLVNDAADATRGNWRFPAQAERAGVQVAVTSGRELPLLAQALAERITALLPDEESLDGWTARRELAITQPDTQRAASLDALRADIRRAVGLA, encoded by the coding sequence GTGAGTTTCCTCCCAGCTTTCCTTGATCTTCGCGGCGTGCGCGCCGTCGTGATCGGCGGAGGAACCGTGGCCCTGCGCCGCGCGCGCACCCTGCTGGACGCCGGGGCGCAGGTGCAGGTCATCGCCCCACAGCAGCACCCGGACTTCGCGGCGCTGCCCGTGACCGCCCTGAGCCGCCATTACCGGCGCGGCGACCTGAGCGGCGCGGCCCTCGTCATTGCGGCCACCGGCTCAGCCGACGTGAACGCGGCCGTCGTGCGCGACGCCCAGGCGCAGGGCTCTCTGGTCAACGACGCCGCCGACGCCACACGCGGCAACTGGCGTTTCCCCGCGCAGGCCGAGCGGGCGGGCGTGCAGGTGGCCGTCACCAGCGGGCGCGAACTGCCCCTCCTGGCCCAGGCGCTCGCGGAACGCATCACGGCCCTCCTGCCCGACGAGGAGAGCCTGGACGGCTGGACCGCCCGCCGCGAACTGGCCATCACCCAGCCGGATACCCAGCGGGCCGCCAGCCTCGACGCCCTGCGCGCCGACATCCGCCGCGCCGTGGGGCTCGCATGA
- the ygfZ gene encoding YgfZ/GcvT domain-containing protein has translation MARAASRTLVGMWTRIPSSSLRVTGADRVDFVHGQMTNNLRAAPTPGLVPCAFLNVRGQIEQFARAYKRDQDVYLHLDAGQAQSLAARLRRYIIFDQVEVHDVSDELRTVHLWPGAALPGWQADGGDAQTFELAGSTVLAGRVNRTGAAGVDLHYLARHEAAVLATLPGAEVPLTELDAARVQGGIPDITRDALTGTLPQEVGLDLSGPLPAISYRKGCYVGQEIMARLEARGNARYHLARLNGPGRWEAGAEITADGKVVGQAGLHAGPGSVARIRKELPDGAAVQVAGQPATVALIRTHA, from the coding sequence ATGGCCCGCGCCGCATCCCGTACCCTGGTCGGCATGTGGACCCGGATTCCCTCCAGCAGCCTGCGCGTGACCGGCGCGGACCGTGTGGACTTCGTGCACGGTCAGATGACGAACAACCTCCGCGCGGCCCCCACGCCGGGCCTGGTGCCCTGCGCGTTCCTGAACGTACGCGGCCAGATCGAGCAGTTCGCCCGCGCTTACAAACGCGACCAGGACGTGTACCTGCACCTAGACGCCGGACAGGCGCAGTCCCTGGCCGCGCGGCTGCGGCGCTACATCATCTTCGATCAGGTGGAGGTGCACGACGTCAGCGACGAGCTGCGGACCGTGCACCTCTGGCCCGGCGCGGCCCTGCCCGGCTGGCAGGCGGACGGCGGGGACGCGCAGACCTTCGAGCTGGCTGGAAGCACCGTCCTGGCGGGCCGCGTGAACCGCACCGGCGCCGCGGGCGTGGACCTGCACTACCTCGCCCGGCACGAGGCCGCGGTCCTGGCCACCCTGCCGGGCGCCGAGGTGCCCCTGACTGAACTGGACGCCGCGCGCGTGCAGGGCGGCATTCCGGACATCACGCGCGACGCCCTGACCGGCACCCTCCCACAGGAAGTCGGCCTGGACCTGAGCGGCCCCCTGCCAGCCATCAGCTACCGCAAGGGCTGCTACGTGGGCCAGGAAATCATGGCCCGCCTCGAAGCACGCGGCAACGCCCGCTACCACCTCGCGCGCCTGAACGGCCCCGGCCGCTGGGAGGCGGGCGCCGAGATCACCGCAGACGGCAAGGTGGTCGGGCAGGCGGGCCTGCACGCCGGGCCAGGCAGCGTCGCCCGCATTCGCAAGGAACTGCCGGACGGCGCGGCCGTGCAGGTGGCCGGACAGCCCGCCACGGTGGCCCTGATCCGCACGCATGCTTGA
- the cobA gene encoding uroporphyrinogen-III C-methyltransferase produces MTAASLVPSRAFVSLVGAGPGDAGLLTLRGREALEQADVVLFDYLANPDLLRFAPQAETVYVGKKGFSAYIRQGQINDLMVRRALEDGGRHVVRLKGGDVFVFGRGGEEAEACVQAGIPFEVVPGVSSALAVPAYAGIPVTHRDLAQSFAVLTGNTRGGSAHYGRLSGVDTLVLLMGVRNLDQIAAELIGAGRAPDTPAATIQWGTTPQQRVVTGTLATIASEVRAAGLEAPAVTVVGEVVRLHGPLRWFEEAHGARGPLAGQTVAVTRTRVGASDLSERLRARGASVLEVPLIRFAPASQPEALHARLRDLSGVAWLLLTSNQAVAALLEHLDALGLDTRHLAGTRLAAVGPSTARSLAERGLRADFVPSVSGARHLGAQIPATPDGGTLLHLTSQLAEDHLERALTARGLPYERAELYRTEPAQPDDLSMDRLRGAAVVTLASGSAARHLAALAGTDFRVAAMGEQTADAAREAGFTRVTVARVPTLDALADAAEDALRAGVGG; encoded by the coding sequence ATGACTGCCGCGTCCCTCGTTCCGTCCCGAGCGTTCGTGTCCCTGGTCGGCGCCGGACCCGGGGACGCTGGCCTGCTGACCCTGCGGGGCCGCGAGGCGCTTGAGCAGGCCGACGTGGTGCTGTTCGACTACCTCGCCAATCCGGACCTGCTGCGCTTCGCTCCGCAGGCCGAGACGGTCTACGTGGGTAAGAAGGGGTTCTCGGCGTACATCCGGCAGGGGCAGATCAACGACCTGATGGTGCGCCGGGCGCTGGAGGACGGCGGGCGGCACGTGGTGCGCCTGAAGGGCGGGGACGTGTTCGTGTTCGGCCGGGGCGGCGAGGAAGCCGAGGCGTGCGTGCAGGCCGGAATTCCCTTTGAGGTGGTGCCCGGCGTCAGCAGCGCCCTGGCCGTCCCCGCCTACGCGGGCATTCCGGTCACGCACCGTGACCTCGCGCAGTCGTTTGCGGTGCTGACCGGGAACACGCGGGGCGGCAGCGCCCACTACGGGCGGCTGTCCGGCGTGGACACCTTGGTGCTGCTGATGGGCGTGCGGAACCTGGATCAGATTGCCGCCGAGCTGATCGGTGCAGGCCGCGCGCCAGACACGCCCGCCGCGACCATCCAGTGGGGCACGACCCCGCAGCAGCGGGTGGTGACGGGCACCCTGGCCACCATTGCCAGCGAGGTACGCGCCGCAGGCCTGGAAGCCCCGGCGGTGACGGTGGTGGGCGAGGTGGTGCGCCTGCACGGGCCGCTACGCTGGTTCGAGGAGGCCCACGGGGCGCGCGGTCCGCTGGCCGGGCAGACGGTCGCCGTGACCCGCACCCGCGTGGGCGCCAGCGACCTGTCCGAGCGGCTGCGGGCCCGCGGCGCGAGCGTGCTGGAGGTCCCCCTGATCCGCTTCGCGCCGGCCTCGCAGCCGGAGGCCCTGCACGCGCGTCTGCGCGACCTGAGTGGCGTGGCGTGGCTACTGCTGACCAGCAACCAAGCGGTCGCGGCGCTGCTGGAACACCTGGACGCGCTGGGTCTGGACACCCGGCACCTGGCGGGCACGCGGCTTGCAGCGGTGGGGCCCAGCACCGCCCGGTCACTCGCGGAGCGCGGCCTGCGCGCAGACTTCGTGCCCAGTGTGTCGGGGGCCCGGCACCTGGGCGCGCAGATTCCCGCCACGCCGGACGGCGGCACGCTGCTGCACCTCACCTCGCAGCTGGCAGAGGATCACCTGGAACGCGCCCTGACCGCGCGCGGCCTGCCGTACGAACGGGCGGAACTATACCGCACCGAACCTGCCCAGCCGGACGACCTGAGCATGGACCGCCTGCGCGGCGCGGCGGTGGTGACCTTGGCGTCCGGAAGTGCGGCGCGGCACCTGGCGGCGCTGGCCGGCACCGACTTCCGCGTGGCGGCCATGGGCGAGCAGACGGCCGACGCGGCCCGCGAGGCGGGTTTCACGCGCGTGACCGTGGCCCGCGTTCCCACCCTGGACGCCCTGGCCGACGCGGCCGAGGACGCCCTGAGGGCCGGGGTGGGCGGCTAG
- the hemA gene encoding glutamyl-tRNA reductase yields the protein MTLACPTAHALLTRTGAHIPRALDFVVVGLNHQTAPVEIRERAAVRAGHEGALLSHLCGYAQEVMLLATCNRTEVYMAGVSGDPLATFEGAWNEQLRDHLYIHTGEAAVTHLYRVAAGLDSLVIGETQIQGQVKRAWMDARERGLTGTTLNKVAQGALAAGKRVRFETGMSDKIVSVSSAAVDLAHSALGSLAGRTALIIGAGETAELTLTHLRAAGVEDVIVVNRTVERARQLAEKLGGRPCAADYLEEVLPEADVLIASSGAPHYVLGADGVNAALRQRPGRPMFLIDISVPRILNPDIAGVPGAHLHNLDDLTGIVARNMQSRRAALPHAGAIVRDAAADLSRWHLTRQARQRELALASD from the coding sequence ATGACCCTCGCATGCCCCACCGCGCACGCCCTGCTGACCCGCACGGGCGCCCACATCCCGCGCGCCCTGGATTTCGTGGTCGTCGGCCTGAACCACCAGACCGCACCGGTCGAGATCCGCGAGCGCGCTGCCGTCCGCGCCGGTCACGAGGGCGCCCTGCTCTCGCACCTGTGCGGGTACGCGCAGGAAGTCATGCTGCTCGCCACCTGCAACCGCACCGAGGTGTACATGGCGGGCGTCAGCGGCGACCCCCTCGCGACCTTCGAGGGCGCCTGGAACGAACAGCTGCGCGACCACCTGTACATCCACACCGGCGAGGCCGCCGTCACGCACCTGTACCGCGTGGCTGCGGGCCTGGACAGCCTCGTGATCGGGGAGACGCAGATCCAGGGGCAGGTCAAACGCGCCTGGATGGACGCCCGCGAACGCGGCCTGACCGGCACCACCCTGAACAAGGTCGCGCAGGGCGCCCTGGCCGCCGGCAAGCGCGTGCGCTTCGAGACCGGCATGAGCGACAAGATCGTCAGCGTCTCCAGCGCCGCCGTGGACCTCGCGCACTCCGCGCTGGGCAGCCTCGCGGGCCGCACCGCCCTGATCATCGGCGCGGGCGAGACCGCCGAACTGACCCTCACGCACCTGCGCGCCGCCGGGGTTGAGGACGTCATCGTCGTGAACCGCACCGTGGAACGCGCCCGGCAGCTCGCCGAGAAACTCGGCGGACGACCCTGCGCCGCCGACTACCTGGAAGAGGTCCTGCCCGAAGCGGACGTGCTGATCGCCTCCAGCGGCGCGCCCCACTACGTCCTGGGCGCAGACGGCGTGAATGCCGCGCTGCGCCAGCGCCCGGGCCGCCCCATGTTCCTGATCGACATCAGCGTGCCGCGCATCCTGAACCCCGACATTGCGGGTGTACCCGGCGCGCACCTGCACAACCTCGACGACCTGACCGGCATCGTCGCCCGCAACATGCAGAGCCGCCGCGCCGCGCTGCCGCACGCGGGCGCCATCGTCCGGGACGCCGCCGCGGACCTGAGCCGCTGGCACCTGACCCGGCAGGCCCGGCAGCGCGAACTGGCCCTCGCCAGCGACTGA